A single genomic interval of bacterium harbors:
- a CDS encoding DUF4329 domain-containing protein codes for MIQPHTTVLNHPIVRAGPKQAWEDSYPGVTGGHEEGGFILQNSVGTVSVVRWPKGTQNSIILSPHPNCKIDENDIVATFHTHPHSGSNYLQKPSETDKRAVRDDLDLKGDFYEGEFVISREKIYIITPNGEVSEVGNRWEILGE; via the coding sequence ATGATCCAGCCGCATACTACCGTTCTTAATCACCCTATAGTTCGTGCGGGGCCCAAACAGGCGTGGGAAGACTCCTATCCTGGAGTTACTGGTGGACACGAAGAAGGGGGCTTTATTCTGCAAAACTCAGTGGGGACGGTGAGCGTTGTTCGCTGGCCCAAAGGTACACAGAATAGCATTATCCTTTCACCACATCCAAACTGCAAGATCGACGAGAATGACATTGTCGCCACATTTCATACTCATCCCCATTCAGGAAGTAACTATCTTCAAAAGCCGAGCGAAACGGATAAGCGGGCTGTTCGAGATGACCTTGATTTGAAAGGTGATTTTTATGAAGGAGAATTTGTCATCTCCCGGGAGAAGATATATATCATTACGCCAAATGGAGAGGTAAGCGAAGTCGGAAATAGGTGGGAGATATTGGGTGAATAA
- the ftsH gene encoding ATP-dependent zinc metalloprotease FtsH: MGNPVKKKNDNVSKTIKSLAFWLLVGLIIFTLFQSLQVPKAEIEEVPYSGFLLLVRLGQVTEVKIVEQDILGFRLKKGKKVPFKTFIPYDDPNLVPLLEENGVDFFGTPPAEPQWWMNLLYSVFPILLLFGLFWFFLYRQVRGPGNRALSFGRSRAKMLSEEHTKFTFADVAGVEEAKEELKEVIEFLKDPKKFQKLGAKIPKGVLLVGPPGTGKTLLAKAVAGEADVPFFSISGSDFVEMFVGVGASRVRDLFDQGKKHAPCIIFIDEIDAVGRMRGAGLGGGHDEREQTLNQLLVEMDGFNTAEGVILIAATNRPDVLDAALLRPGRFDRHIVVDAPDLIGREGILKVHFKDKKVDEKLDIKIIARRTPGLVGSDLANVVNEAALLAARRNKESITMKEVDESIERVIAGPERKSKLISEREKKMIAYHEVGHALTAKLIPGADPVHKISIMPRGKALGYTLQLPIEDKYLTTKTEILDKMAVLLGGRVAEELVFGELTTGAQNDLERATEAAHKMVCEYGMSDTLGPLTFGRKEQEVFLGRDFMKEKNYSEEVAAAIDKEVRNIIETSYDRAKSKLIKHKDKLDKLATILIEREILEADEIDLILAGKQLPPKEIEEEEEEVVEEEKREKKKKVEKEEPIDEGIIGAPVQVGQVA; encoded by the coding sequence GTGGGAAACCCCGTAAAGAAAAAGAATGATAATGTAAGCAAGACGATAAAATCTCTGGCCTTCTGGCTTCTGGTGGGACTTATTATCTTCACCCTCTTCCAGAGTCTCCAGGTCCCCAAGGCAGAGATAGAGGAAGTGCCCTACAGTGGTTTTTTGCTTCTGGTCAGGTTAGGTCAGGTAACCGAAGTGAAGATTGTGGAGCAGGACATTCTCGGTTTTAGACTTAAGAAGGGCAAGAAAGTCCCTTTTAAGACATTTATACCTTATGATGATCCTAATCTCGTGCCTCTTTTGGAGGAGAATGGCGTAGACTTTTTCGGAACTCCACCGGCTGAACCCCAATGGTGGATGAATCTACTCTATTCAGTCTTTCCGATCCTTCTTCTTTTTGGTCTTTTTTGGTTTTTCCTTTACCGGCAGGTGCGAGGGCCGGGCAATCGGGCTCTTTCTTTTGGTAGAAGCCGGGCTAAAATGCTCTCAGAAGAACACACCAAGTTTACCTTTGCTGATGTAGCTGGGGTGGAAGAAGCCAAAGAAGAACTGAAGGAGGTCATTGAGTTTCTGAAGGATCCGAAAAAGTTTCAAAAGTTGGGAGCTAAGATACCCAAAGGTGTTTTATTGGTTGGTCCTCCAGGAACGGGTAAGACCCTGCTGGCTAAAGCGGTAGCCGGTGAGGCCGATGTGCCTTTCTTTTCTATTAGCGGCTCTGACTTTGTGGAGATGTTTGTGGGTGTAGGGGCTTCCAGAGTGAGGGACCTCTTTGACCAGGGGAAGAAACATGCCCCCTGTATTATTTTTATAGATGAGATTGATGCAGTTGGTCGTATGCGAGGGGCAGGTCTGGGGGGAGGACATGACGAAAGAGAACAAACCCTGAATCAACTCCTGGTAGAAATGGATGGATTTAATACGGCGGAAGGCGTTATTCTTATTGCCGCCACCAACAGGCCTGATGTCCTTGACGCCGCCTTGCTCCGACCGGGACGATTTGACCGCCATATTGTGGTGGATGCGCCGGATCTGATTGGCCGGGAAGGTATCCTCAAGGTTCACTTTAAGGATAAAAAAGTCGACGAAAAATTGGATATAAAAATTATTGCTCGACGGACCCCGGGGCTGGTTGGGTCTGATCTGGCCAATGTGGTTAACGAGGCGGCCCTGCTGGCGGCCAGACGAAATAAAGAAAGTATTACCATGAAAGAAGTGGATGAGTCCATTGAACGAGTCATCGCCGGTCCTGAACGAAAAAGCAAACTGATTAGCGAGCGGGAGAAGAAGATGATCGCTTACCATGAAGTGGGGCACGCCCTGACGGCTAAATTAATTCCAGGGGCTGATCCGGTTCATAAGATTTCCATTATGCCCAGGGGAAAGGCCTTGGGCTATACCCTTCAGCTGCCTATAGAAGACAAATACTTGACCACTAAGACAGAAATCCTGGATAAAATGGCTGTTTTGCTGGGCGGTCGGGTGGCGGAAGAACTTGTCTTCGGGGAACTGACCACCGGCGCTCAAAACGATCTGGAAAGGGCCACGGAGGCGGCTCATAAGATGGTTTGTGAATATGGGATGAGCGATACCCTGGGGCCTCTTACCTTTGGACGTAAGGAACAGGAGGTCTTTCTGGGCCGGGATTTTATGAAAGAAAAGAATTACAGTGAAGAGGTAGCGGCCGCGATTGATAAAGAGGTAAGGAATATAATTGAGACAAGTTATGACCGGGCCAAATCAAAACTGATTAAACATAAGGATAAACTGGATAAATTGGCTACTATATTAATAGAAAGGGAGATACTGGAAGCGGATGAGATAGATCTTATTCTGGCCGGCAAGCAATTGCCCCCCAAAGAAATAGAAGAGGAAGAGGAAGAGGTGGTTGAGGAAGAAAAAAGAGAGAAAAAGAAAAAAGTAGAGAAAGAAGAGCCGATTGATGAAGGAATAATCGGGGCGCCGGTTCAAGTAGGCCAGGTGGCGTAG